The following proteins come from a genomic window of Campylobacter concisus:
- a CDS encoding cache domain-containing protein: MNKYKKYLNVYIVFIFIIVLGGLFYFLYSSYMAEKMQNNMRVFFDYQVKQLNKSIDDEKFSSMAISILLAQNESIQMCLLGQSRDECIKNIENLTKTLGAASMYNNIKLHIYDKDLKSYVRSCDLNRYGDMIASSRFLVQESRHQNKPMVGIEAWYAGTHIRAVSNVIRDGKIIGNIEVLLNFDSLGNYFKKQGIDLFVLLAKDKMPSRKSIPSD, encoded by the coding sequence TTGAATAAATATAAAAAATATCTTAATGTCTATATCGTTTTTATCTTTATTATAGTACTTGGAGGGCTTTTTTACTTTCTTTATAGCTCTTATATGGCTGAAAAGATGCAAAATAATATGCGAGTCTTTTTTGATTACCAGGTAAAACAGCTTAATAAAAGCATAGATGATGAGAAATTTTCATCAATGGCGATCTCTATCTTGCTTGCTCAAAATGAGTCTATACAAATGTGCTTGCTAGGGCAAAGTCGCGATGAATGTATAAAAAATATCGAAAATTTAACCAAAACCCTTGGCGCAGCATCGATGTATAACAACATTAAGCTTCACATTTATGATAAAGATCTAAAAAGCTATGTAAGGAGTTGTGATCTAAACAGATATGGCGATATGATCGCTAGTAGTAGGTTTTTAGTGCAAGAGTCAAGGCATCAAAACAAGCCCATGGTTGGCATCGAGGCGTGGTATGCTGGAACGCATATAAGGGCTGTCTCAAACGTAATACGTGATGGTAAAATTATTGGCAACATCGAGGTTTTGTTAAATTTTGACTCACTTGGAAATTATTTTAAAAAGCAAGGAATTGATCTATTTGTTCTTTTAGCTAAAGACAAGATGCCATCACGTAAAAGCATTCCAAGTGATTAA
- a CDS encoding HIT family protein, producing the protein MIYEDKFIRVEREENELPWIKIFTVKPFRELSDCDEKSRARLFEAMLVAEKAMLKFYKPTKINIASFGNYVPHVHIHVIARFSDDAFFPDSVWANSKRKSELALPEFDKFAKFLEEKLRASFE; encoded by the coding sequence ATGATTTATGAAGATAAATTTATAAGAGTTGAGCGTGAAGAAAATGAGCTTCCATGGATAAAAATTTTTACAGTTAAGCCATTTCGTGAGTTAAGCGATTGTGATGAAAAGAGTAGGGCTAGACTTTTTGAAGCTATGCTGGTAGCTGAAAAAGCTATGCTTAAGTTTTATAAACCAACTAAGATAAATATCGCTAGTTTTGGTAACTACGTGCCACACGTGCATATTCATGTTATTGCTAGATTTAGTGATGACGCATTTTTCCCAGATAGCGTTTGGGCTAATTCAAAAAGAAAAAGCGAGCTTGCGTTGCCAGAATTTGATAAATTTGCAAAATTTTTAGAAGAAAAGTTAAGGGCTAGTTTTGAATAA
- a CDS encoding bifunctional 3,4-dihydroxy-2-butanone 4-phosphate synthase/GTP cyclohydrolase II, with translation MAFENVLKAIEDIKNGKMVIMVDDEDRENEGDLVFSAASSDMQKVNFAITHAKGVLCLAMDEANAKRLDLPLMVSKNTSSHETAFTVTIDAKEATTGVSAYERDMTIRLAASIDSVPENFVRPGHIFPLIAKKGGVLVRTGHTEGSVDLCKLAGVSPMAAICEIVKEDGTMARRDYLEEFCKKFDLNMISVSELVEYRLSHESLIEVSPAKSVKICGFEAKRYDIKDHENKNHAAYIFGEIKAQTNVKFQKISKDHELLSGDKFDNLLKSLDFLSKNGGVLLFLDSNKSDASSQKDYGIGAQILKYFGISEIELLSSNKNKEFVSLAGFGLDIKGYKEI, from the coding sequence ATGGCATTTGAAAATGTATTAAAAGCGATTGAAGATATAAAAAATGGCAAAATGGTAATTATGGTCGATGACGAGGACCGTGAGAATGAAGGAGACTTGGTCTTTTCAGCGGCAAGCAGCGATATGCAAAAGGTAAATTTTGCAATCACTCATGCAAAAGGTGTACTTTGCCTTGCAATGGATGAAGCAAACGCAAAAAGACTTGATTTGCCGCTAATGGTTTCTAAAAATACATCTAGTCACGAAACCGCATTTACTGTCACAATTGACGCAAAGGAAGCAACGACAGGCGTAAGTGCTTATGAGCGAGATATGACGATTAGACTTGCTGCTAGTATTGATTCAGTGCCTGAAAATTTTGTAAGGCCTGGGCATATATTTCCGCTTATTGCAAAAAAAGGCGGCGTCCTCGTTCGTACAGGTCACACTGAAGGATCAGTTGATCTTTGCAAACTTGCTGGCGTTAGTCCAATGGCAGCGATTTGCGAGATCGTAAAAGAAGATGGCACAATGGCAAGACGTGATTATTTGGAAGAATTCTGTAAAAAATTTGACCTAAATATGATAAGCGTTTCTGAATTAGTAGAATACAGACTTAGTCACGAAAGCTTAATAGAAGTTTCGCCCGCAAAGAGTGTAAAAATCTGTGGTTTTGAAGCAAAAAGATATGACATAAAAGATCACGAAAATAAAAACCACGCTGCCTATATTTTCGGGGAGATAAAAGCGCAAACTAATGTAAAATTTCAAAAAATAAGCAAAGACCATGAGCTTTTAAGCGGAGATAAATTTGATAATTTATTAAAGTCGTTGGATTTTTTAAGTAAAAATGGCGGAGTGTTGCTATTTTTAGACAGCAATAAAAGCGATGCAAGCTCACAAAAAGATTATGGCATTGGGGCACAAATTTTAAAGTATTTTGGTATAAGCGAAATTGAGCTTTTAAGCTCAAATAAAAATAAAGAATTTGTAAGCTTAGCAGGCTTTGGTCTTGATATAAAAGGCTATAAAGAAATTTAA
- the rpsR gene encoding 30S ribosomal protein S18, whose amino-acid sequence MAEKRKYSRKYCKFTEAKIDFIDYKDTSLLKYCLSERFKIMPRRLTGTSKRHQEMVEKAIKRARHAAIIPYIVDRKDVVSNPFDGL is encoded by the coding sequence ATGGCAGAAAAAAGAAAATATTCACGTAAATATTGCAAATTTACAGAAGCAAAAATTGATTTTATAGACTATAAAGATACTTCTCTTTTAAAGTATTGTTTATCAGAAAGATTTAAAATTATGCCAAGACGTTTAACTGGCACATCAAAAAGACATCAAGAGATGGTAGAAAAAGCGATCAAAAGAGCTCGTCATGCAGCTATCATACCTTACATAGTAGATCGCAAAGATGTAGTTTCAAATCCTTTTGATGGACTATAA
- a CDS encoding AI-2E family transporter: protein MNNRLFFGIFVFCALALVVYLFKPYLLDIFIAALLAVAVSNVQIAFLSLTKNRKTLSSALTTSVLLCLFIAPLLYAVVEIAKYAAGFDINNVTKTIEFIKNYDFRMPESINFLEPKIKEFIGGLDIKMLFSQLATNLASLGKLSLKFGVDMIIILVFFFFCNLYGNELISYLKYALPLKQDDTESILSEVGNVMSVVFYSTIANMIIQGFLFAIVTSFYGYDGVLTGIFFSFASLIPVVGGILAWGPISIYEFANGNIAAAITIAIYTIVVISFAADTLLKPLVIKFINSKLVKIPTKINELLIFFAMLAGITTFGFWGVILGPAIVTFFISTIKLYTLLRERNFV from the coding sequence ATGAACAATAGACTATTTTTTGGAATTTTTGTATTTTGTGCTTTGGCTTTGGTGGTCTATCTTTTTAAACCATATCTGCTTGATATTTTTATCGCAGCACTGCTTGCTGTCGCGGTTTCAAATGTCCAAATCGCATTTTTATCGCTCACTAAAAACCGCAAGACGCTTTCATCGGCGCTTACCACGTCTGTGCTTCTTTGTTTATTTATCGCTCCACTTCTTTATGCGGTAGTTGAGATCGCAAAATACGCGGCTGGCTTTGATATAAACAATGTCACAAAGACTATCGAATTTATAAAAAATTATGATTTTAGGATGCCTGAGTCGATAAATTTTTTAGAGCCAAAGATAAAAGAATTTATCGGCGGACTTGATATTAAAATGCTTTTTTCTCAACTTGCGACAAATCTTGCAAGTCTAGGTAAGTTAAGCCTTAAATTTGGCGTTGATATGATCATTATCTTGGTCTTTTTCTTCTTTTGCAATCTTTACGGCAATGAACTAATCAGCTATCTAAAATATGCACTTCCTCTAAAGCAAGATGATACAGAGTCTATTTTAAGTGAAGTTGGCAACGTGATGAGTGTAGTTTTTTACTCAACCATCGCAAATATGATAATACAAGGCTTTTTATTTGCTATTGTCACAAGCTTTTACGGCTATGACGGCGTGCTAACTGGCATCTTTTTTAGCTTTGCTTCACTAATCCCAGTTGTTGGCGGTATTTTGGCATGGGGACCTATTAGCATTTATGAGTTTGCAAATGGCAACATAGCAGCAGCGATAACTATCGCAATTTACACGATCGTAGTGATATCTTTTGCTGCGGACACACTCCTAAAGCCACTTGTTATTAAATTTATAAACTCAAAGCTAGTTAAAATACCGACAAAAATAAATGAGCTTCTTATTTTCTTTGCGATGCTTGCAGGTATTACGACATTTGGTTTTTGGGGTGTGATCCTTGGACCAGCGATCGTAACATTTTTTATCTCGACTATTAAGCTTTATACGCTTTTAAGAGAGAGAAATTTTGTATAA
- the panB gene encoding 3-methyl-2-oxobutanoate hydroxymethyltransferase: MKNEKTQKKKLSINDIKNKKGIESIVMITAYDALFAKLFDDYADIILVGDSLNMSFNMQESTIGADMNTMLYHTKAVCNGAKNTFIMADMPFGSYTNEKQAIKNAMKFFKQTNADAVKLEVGMHQVNLVKRLCEEGINVMAHIGLKPQFYKFEGGYKIKGRSEIEAKKLIEEALAFEQAGAFGILLEGTMSGVASEITKQVHVPVIGIGSGVNVDGQVLVWSDMLGFFEDFKPKFVKRYLDGADIVRKSVQSYANDVKGKIFPSEEFCY; encoded by the coding sequence ATGAAAAATGAAAAAACTCAGAAGAAAAAACTAAGCATAAATGATATAAAAAACAAAAAAGGCATTGAGTCTATTGTAATGATAACCGCCTATGATGCGTTATTTGCCAAGCTTTTTGATGATTATGCTGATATTATTTTGGTTGGCGATAGCTTAAATATGAGTTTTAATATGCAAGAAAGCACGATAGGTGCGGACATGAATACCATGCTTTATCATACAAAGGCCGTTTGTAACGGAGCTAAAAATACTTTTATCATGGCTGATATGCCATTTGGCAGCTACACAAATGAAAAGCAAGCGATAAAAAATGCGATGAAATTTTTCAAACAGACAAATGCCGATGCGGTAAAGCTCGAAGTTGGCATGCATCAAGTAAATTTAGTGAAGCGCCTTTGTGAAGAGGGTATAAACGTTATGGCTCACATTGGCTTAAAGCCTCAGTTTTATAAATTTGAAGGTGGCTATAAGATAAAAGGCAGAAGTGAGATCGAGGCAAAAAAACTAATTGAAGAGGCTTTGGCGTTTGAGCAAGCTGGAGCATTTGGTATCTTGCTTGAGGGTACGATGAGTGGCGTGGCTAGTGAGATAACAAAGCAAGTTCATGTACCAGTTATTGGTATCGGATCTGGGGTAAATGTCGATGGGCAAGTGCTTGTGTGGTCTGATATGCTTGGGTTTTTTGAAGACTTTAAACCAAAATTTGTAAAACGCTATCTTGATGGAGCGGATATTGTAAGAAAGAGTGTGCAATCCTACGCAAATGATGTAAAAGGCAAAATTTTTCCAAGTGAAGAATTTTGCTATTAG
- a CDS encoding histidine phosphotransferase, which produces MGILKRLEIDYSYDIVEEFLSHYALMCDLLEPLIINLGRADKYKDSILELTRIFHNIKSAAGFMHLDPILKLTTLAEEITQEARSLKGPANDKFIDWLLLISDQFNKYKDDVENDFEYFSVLEPKIIDVPAKLN; this is translated from the coding sequence ATGGGTATATTAAAAAGGCTTGAAATAGATTACTCTTATGATATAGTTGAAGAATTTTTATCTCACTATGCTTTAATGTGCGATTTACTCGAGCCTTTGATAATAAATTTAGGAAGAGCTGATAAATATAAAGATAGCATCCTAGAGCTTACTAGGATTTTTCATAATATTAAATCAGCAGCAGGATTCATGCATCTTGATCCGATTTTAAAGCTTACAACTTTAGCCGAAGAAATCACACAAGAGGCAAGAAGCCTAAAAGGGCCAGCAAATGATAAATTTATAGATTGGTTGCTACTTATTAGCGATCAGTTTAATAAATATAAAGATGACGTCGAGAACGATTTTGAATATTTTAGCGTTCTTGAGCCAAAAATCATTGATGTGCCTGCAAAACTTAACTAA